A window of Borrelia sp. A-FGy1 contains these coding sequences:
- the rodA gene encoding rod shape-determining protein RodA, with translation MAVFRKGYDLLALISLAIISFTGILLIYSSDYTSNGSLIKVEYIKQTIWVLSGFSLIFIIGRYDLKIIQGIIYPLYFLLVASLIFTAFFGVTVNGAKSWIGIWKLGGQPSEFGKIISILALAKFYSSRKDNGSFFVFIFAFILISPIILIVFLQPDFGTAVVYLSIFIFISFFAGVHLHYILYFILVGFFSFLFVVLPVWYEYKADMGNVIYLIFSNNFYFQIAFLVLILVLLASMIGFFISKCNLNIRLSYFYIMFMSSILLIATFSSKFLSKIMKPYQIKRFLVFLDPNIDLKGAGWNLNQVKIAIGSGGILGKGFLKGPYTHANYVPSQSTDFIFSILAEEFGFFGVSTVLILFFFIFFKILIIMDKSKDRYMSLVLSGILGLLFFHTSFNIGMCLGLLPITGIPLPFLSYGGSSSITFFLAMALYFNIESIVTVD, from the coding sequence AAACAAACTATATGGGTTCTTAGTGGATTTTCCCTAATTTTTATAATAGGAAGGTATGATCTTAAGATCATACAAGGAATAATTTATCCCTTATATTTTTTATTGGTAGCTTCTTTAATTTTTACTGCTTTTTTTGGCGTTACTGTTAACGGAGCTAAATCTTGGATTGGAATTTGGAAGTTAGGTGGGCAGCCTTCAGAATTTGGTAAAATTATTAGTATTTTAGCTCTTGCTAAATTTTACAGTAGTAGAAAGGATAATGGTAGCTTTTTTGTTTTTATTTTTGCCTTTATTTTAATTTCTCCTATTATTTTGATTGTATTTTTACAACCTGACTTTGGAACTGCTGTGGTATACTTGAGTATATTTATATTTATTTCCTTTTTTGCTGGTGTTCATTTACATTATATTTTGTATTTTATTTTAGTAGGATTTTTTTCTTTTCTTTTTGTAGTATTGCCTGTTTGGTATGAGTATAAGGCAGACATGGGGAATGTAATATATTTAATTTTTTCAAACAATTTTTATTTTCAGATAGCTTTTTTAGTGTTAATTTTAGTGCTTTTAGCATCTATGATAGGCTTTTTTATTTCAAAATGCAATTTAAACATTAGACTTTCTTATTTTTATATTATGTTTATGAGTTCAATTTTGTTAATTGCTACTTTTTCATCTAAGTTTCTTTCTAAAATAATGAAACCTTATCAAATTAAGAGATTTTTAGTTTTTTTAGATCCGAATATTGATCTCAAAGGAGCTGGATGGAATTTAAATCAAGTAAAGATTGCTATTGGTTCTGGGGGTATTTTGGGAAAAGGGTTTTTAAAAGGTCCTTATACCCATGCTAACTATGTACCTTCTCAGAGCACAGATTTTATTTTCTCAATTCTTGCTGAGGAATTTGGATTTTTTGGGGTTAGTACAGTTTTAATATTATTTTTCTTTATTTTCTTTAAGATTTTAATAATAATGGATAAGAGCAAAGATAGGTATATGTCATTGGTTTTATCGGGTATATTGGGTCTTTTATTTTTTCATACTTCTTTTAATATTGGAATGTGTTTAGGGCTTTTGCCAATTACGGGCATACCTTTACCTTTCCTTTCTTATGGGGGTTCTTCTAGTATTACTTTCTTTTTAGCTATGGCTCTTTATTTTAACATTGAGTCTATAGTAACAGTAGATTAA